A window of Terriglobus sp. RCC_193 contains these coding sequences:
- a CDS encoding cupin domain-containing protein, which yields MPTRIVDTSNAEHYLWGVDCDGWHLVKGEGLSVIEERMPPGRSEERHAHAKSRQFFFVLEGELTLEVEHHDFVITPGKGVEVSPGQAHTAINRSQADVRMLVISQPPSHGDRTPA from the coding sequence ATGCCCACTCGCATCGTCGATACCAGTAACGCAGAGCATTACCTATGGGGCGTCGACTGCGACGGATGGCATCTGGTCAAAGGCGAAGGCCTCAGCGTGATTGAAGAACGCATGCCGCCGGGGCGCAGCGAGGAGCGCCATGCCCACGCGAAGTCTCGGCAGTTTTTCTTTGTGCTGGAGGGCGAACTGACGCTGGAAGTGGAGCACCATGACTTTGTCATCACGCCCGGCAAGGGCGTTGAGGTGTCACCGGGACAGGCGCATACCGCCATCAACCGCAGCCAGGCCGATGTGCGGATGCTCGTCATCAGCCAGCCGCCCAGCCACGGCGACCGCACGCCAGCGTAA
- a CDS encoding BrnT family toxin, with product MEYFQWDEANRAHIARHDVTPQEVEEVLIGGVIELDVQHAEEEIRFLWIGEALRGRILVVVFTERDHLIRPITAYDPDPYLKRRYLQEKGATQ from the coding sequence ATGGAGTATTTCCAATGGGACGAAGCCAATCGGGCGCATATTGCGAGGCATGATGTCACACCACAAGAGGTGGAAGAAGTTCTCATTGGTGGCGTCATCGAACTGGATGTACAGCACGCAGAGGAAGAAATTCGTTTCTTGTGGATTGGCGAGGCCTTGCGTGGAAGAATACTTGTAGTGGTCTTTACAGAACGTGACCACCTTATCCGGCCAATTACGGCCTACGATCCGGATCCGTATCTGAAGCGGCGATATCTTCAGGAGAAAGGTGCGACACAATGA
- the moaB gene encoding molybdenum cofactor biosynthesis protein B, which yields MPEVIFQPIRIAVLTVSDTRSATEDRSGDALVQRLTDGGHLIAARSVVQDEITSIQACLRTWIADAAVDVILTVGGTGITGRDVTPEALRPLFDKELPGFGELFRMLSYSKIGTAAILSRAMGGVSGGKLLFALPGSTNAVLQAWDEILVHQFDRRTRPGNLVALMPRLKEK from the coding sequence ATGCCTGAAGTTATCTTTCAACCGATACGCATTGCTGTTCTGACTGTCAGCGATACGCGCAGTGCCACCGAGGATCGCTCGGGCGATGCATTGGTGCAACGGCTGACGGATGGAGGACATCTGATCGCAGCGCGCAGCGTGGTGCAGGACGAAATCACCAGCATTCAGGCATGTTTGCGTACATGGATAGCCGATGCGGCAGTCGACGTAATTCTTACTGTCGGCGGTACCGGCATCACTGGTCGCGATGTGACCCCGGAGGCATTGCGTCCGCTCTTTGACAAGGAGTTACCCGGCTTTGGCGAGTTATTCCGTATGCTTTCTTACTCGAAGATAGGAACAGCGGCGATATTATCGCGTGCGATGGGTGGAGTAAGTGGCGGCAAGTTACTCTTCGCGCTTCCCGGCTCAACCAATGCCGTACTTCAGGCGTGGGATGAGATACTTGTCCACCAGTTCGACCGCCGCACCCGCCCCGGAAATCTTGTGGCACTGATGCCTCGCCTGAAGGAGAAGTAA
- a CDS encoding response regulator, with amino-acid sequence MNAEQLNFPEPNVAVVAPTSSSSASEEGASNGAPGGAAGKSRRRRRKRKSRPAGATGEAGAAPQAAAGAEGEAAATPAAPVQSANQQQPRQNNGQQQGQGQGQGKRWKKKKHGGRGDGQPRPEPGNSLQGSNSGMGNRGRNRKQQQRGPRSFVGPMDHSYREVNGNYADTPASTIEIHGNHRSRQNNHRNHHFNEDRLPPELMHNQRAVAIPEDAPTHIYFFIEDLFFTAKIQETARLQGVKVAFMKPDKDIVAHLADLPEHDHPSLIVFDLNNANAKPLTLIPKLKAKLKKGTSIIGFLSHLQGDLKAKAVEAGCNSVMPRAAFSQNLPNLLRRYGVEDEHEPNFNM; translated from the coding sequence ATGAACGCAGAGCAACTGAACTTCCCCGAGCCCAATGTTGCCGTTGTGGCTCCGACGTCTTCCTCCTCAGCCAGCGAAGAGGGCGCATCGAATGGTGCTCCCGGTGGAGCTGCCGGAAAGAGCCGCCGTCGTCGCCGCAAGCGCAAGAGCCGCCCCGCCGGCGCAACTGGCGAAGCAGGTGCAGCGCCGCAGGCAGCCGCCGGTGCAGAGGGCGAAGCAGCAGCCACACCAGCCGCTCCTGTGCAGAGCGCTAATCAGCAGCAGCCCCGCCAGAACAACGGCCAACAGCAGGGTCAAGGCCAGGGCCAGGGCAAGCGCTGGAAGAAGAAGAAACACGGCGGACGCGGCGATGGCCAGCCCCGCCCCGAACCGGGCAACAGCCTGCAGGGCAGCAACTCCGGCATGGGCAACCGTGGCCGCAACCGCAAGCAGCAACAGCGCGGACCGCGCTCGTTCGTGGGCCCCATGGATCACAGCTACCGCGAGGTAAATGGCAACTATGCCGATACCCCGGCCAGCACGATCGAGATTCATGGCAACCACAGGTCGCGGCAGAACAATCACCGCAACCACCACTTCAATGAAGACCGCCTGCCGCCCGAACTGATGCACAATCAGCGCGCGGTGGCCATCCCGGAAGACGCGCCGACACACATCTACTTCTTCATTGAAGACCTGTTCTTCACCGCGAAGATTCAGGAGACGGCACGTCTGCAGGGTGTGAAGGTGGCATTCATGAAGCCGGACAAGGACATCGTGGCTCATCTGGCGGATCTGCCGGAGCACGATCATCCGTCGCTGATTGTGTTTGACCTGAATAACGCCAACGCCAAACCGCTGACGCTGATCCCGAAGTTGAAAGCCAAGCTGAAGAAAGGCACGTCGATCATCGGCTTCCTTTCGCACCTGCAGGGCGACCTGAAGGCGAAGGCTGTGGAAGCAGGCTGCAACTCTGTGATGCCGCGTGCGGCCTTCTCGCAGAACCTGCCGAATCTGCTGCGCCGCTATGGCGTGGAAGACGAGCACGAGCCTAACTTCAACATGTAA
- a CDS encoding DUF177 domain-containing protein: MTRITPADLVPDPMTLDLRLEPGSVDYAHDVRQIGPLRVKGRAERLEEYRGPREIVEDIRLRAQLAGDFELLCGRCLEPLQRHVEQTFDLVFRPAGADSDPGERSISEAETEIGYYETSGLLLEDAVREQVLLSLPERSLCREDCKGLCPHCGANLNETTCNCGEQIVDPRWGALQGLGVEKSSGK, from the coding sequence GTGACTCGTATTACCCCCGCCGATCTCGTTCCCGACCCAATGACACTGGACCTTCGCCTGGAGCCTGGTTCCGTGGACTATGCGCACGATGTCCGCCAGATTGGCCCGTTACGCGTGAAGGGCAGGGCGGAGCGTCTCGAAGAATATCGCGGTCCCCGCGAGATTGTGGAAGACATTCGGCTGCGCGCACAGCTTGCGGGCGATTTCGAATTGTTGTGCGGTCGTTGTCTGGAGCCGCTTCAGCGACACGTGGAACAGACCTTTGACCTGGTTTTTCGGCCAGCGGGTGCGGATTCTGACCCAGGCGAACGCAGTATCAGTGAAGCCGAGACAGAAATCGGGTATTATGAAACGAGCGGCCTTCTGCTGGAAGACGCGGTGCGCGAGCAGGTGCTCCTTTCCCTGCCCGAACGCTCGCTCTGCCGGGAGGATTGCAAGGGACTTTGCCCGCACTGCGGAGCGAACCTGAACGAGACAACCTGTAACTGTGGAGAGCAAATTGTGGATCCACGGTGGGGTGCGCTTCAGGGCTTGGGTGTGGAGAAGTCTTCCGGCAAGTGA
- the rpmF gene encoding 50S ribosomal protein L32, with amino-acid sequence MPNPKRRHSKQRTAKRRSHDFLTAPNSANCPSCGERKLPHHACPKCGEYRGRAIVAATKEA; translated from the coding sequence ATGCCGAATCCAAAGCGTCGCCATTCCAAGCAGCGTACGGCCAAGCGCCGCTCGCATGATTTTTTGACTGCACCCAACTCTGCGAACTGCCCCAGCTGCGGCGAGCGCAAGCTGCCGCACCACGCCTGCCCCAAGTGCGGCGAGTACCGTGGTCGGGCCATTGTGGCCGCGACCAAGGAAGCTTAA
- the plsX gene encoding phosphate acyltransferase PlsX → MLTDIVLDAMGSEKGPEPEIRGAIAACRHFPVRVHLVGPEDRIAPALEQHLMGERLPIEVVHASEWISMDDKAAQAVRQKRDSSMRVGLKLVREGKARGFVTAGNTGAAMATAKMVLGTLQGVDRPALATMLPTQTGSPCVMLDSGANVDSDPHNLVQFALMGQIYAQNVLGIPKPRVGLLSIGEEDSKGNTLTRETLPLLRDLHQRNVIYQFLGNVEGRDLFNGRCDVVVCDGFVGNVALKTSEGIAKLVSESLKQTLKATITSQVGALLSRKAFKNFKRRLDHSEYGGAPLLGVRGACIIGHGSSNETAILNAIRVASQFAQADVSRHIEAALEAANGTASVEAKIPS, encoded by the coding sequence ATGCTGACTGACATCGTCCTTGACGCAATGGGCTCCGAGAAGGGGCCCGAGCCGGAGATTCGCGGCGCCATTGCGGCGTGCCGCCATTTTCCTGTGCGCGTGCACCTGGTAGGTCCAGAAGACCGGATCGCACCGGCGCTGGAACAGCACTTGATGGGCGAACGCCTGCCCATTGAGGTGGTACATGCCTCCGAATGGATCAGCATGGACGACAAGGCTGCGCAGGCTGTCCGGCAAAAGCGGGACAGCAGCATGCGTGTTGGCCTGAAGCTGGTCCGCGAGGGCAAGGCTCGCGGTTTTGTGACTGCGGGTAACACCGGCGCTGCCATGGCCACGGCCAAGATGGTGCTGGGTACGTTGCAGGGCGTCGATCGCCCCGCACTGGCAACCATGCTGCCCACGCAGACAGGTTCGCCCTGCGTCATGCTCGATTCCGGCGCCAACGTCGACAGCGACCCCCACAACCTCGTTCAATTCGCCCTGATGGGGCAGATCTATGCGCAGAACGTGCTCGGTATCCCCAAACCGCGCGTCGGCCTGCTGTCCATTGGCGAAGAAGACTCCAAGGGCAACACGCTGACCCGCGAGACCCTGCCGCTGCTGCGTGACCTGCATCAGCGCAACGTGATCTACCAGTTTCTGGGCAATGTGGAAGGCCGTGACCTGTTCAATGGCCGCTGCGATGTGGTGGTCTGCGATGGCTTTGTCGGCAACGTCGCGCTGAAGACCTCGGAAGGCATTGCCAAGCTGGTCTCCGAAAGCCTGAAGCAAACCCTGAAAGCCACCATCACCTCACAGGTGGGTGCGCTGCTTTCGCGCAAGGCATTCAAGAACTTCAAACGCCGCCTCGATCACTCGGAATACGGCGGCGCACCGCTGCTGGGTGTGCGTGGCGCATGCATCATCGGGCATGGATCGTCGAACGAAACGGCCATCCTGAATGCTATCCGCGTCGCCAGCCAGTTTGCCCAGGCGGATGTCAGCCGCCACATTGAAGCGGCCCTGGAAGCGGCGAACGGCACAGCTTCCGTCGAAGCCAAAATTCCTTCCTAA
- the rpsD gene encoding 30S ribosomal protein S4 encodes MSHKTKFKIQRALGIELPGLGKPGALEKRNYPPGQHGASRRGKPSEFAVQLREKQKVMFHYGLREEQLRRFVREARRGSNSGNWIEQLLSLLERRLDNVVFRLGFARSIAAARQLVSHGHVLLNGRAVNIGSVVVRVGDFVRLTEYAAGNMTEPARTNPRLDLPSYLQFATPGTNTHGRVLSMPGSHHVPFELNAKQVAEYYAQRGV; translated from the coding sequence ATGAGCCATAAAACCAAATTCAAGATTCAACGCGCCTTAGGCATCGAGCTACCCGGTCTTGGGAAGCCTGGCGCTCTGGAAAAACGGAACTATCCCCCCGGACAACACGGGGCCAGCCGCAGGGGCAAGCCGTCGGAATTTGCCGTTCAGCTTCGTGAGAAGCAGAAGGTCATGTTCCACTATGGCCTGCGCGAAGAGCAGCTTCGCCGCTTTGTCCGCGAGGCACGCCGAGGCAGCAACTCCGGTAACTGGATTGAACAGTTACTCAGCCTGCTGGAGCGCCGCCTGGACAATGTTGTGTTCCGTCTCGGTTTTGCGCGCAGTATTGCGGCTGCCCGCCAACTGGTGTCCCACGGCCACGTTCTGTTGAATGGCCGCGCGGTCAACATTGGCAGCGTTGTGGTCCGCGTGGGCGACTTCGTGCGCCTGACCGAGTACGCCGCGGGAAATATGACAGAGCCGGCGCGCACCAACCCGCGGCTGGATCTGCCCAGTTATCTGCAGTTCGCCACGCCGGGCACCAACACGCACGGTCGTGTGCTCAGCATGCCGGGATCGCACCATGTCCCCTTCGAGCTGAACGCCAAGCAGGTGGCCGAATACTACGCGCAGCGCGGCGTCTAA
- a CDS encoding RNA polymerase sigma factor has protein sequence MTLAVTDSTQQTTHIAAADAIAALVPRYGTLLFRVAHAALRNRAEAEDVVQETFVRVLQHHHTLQEVRDMRVWLVRIAWNLALDRRRRIRPSQMDDAFAEALASATVPADKALAQSMHLRVVLDEMERLPKAERHVLLLNAIDEMGTAEIADVLQKSESAVRALLFRARTRLRARVEHRDQKRRNA, from the coding sequence TTGACCTTGGCAGTTACGGACAGTACACAGCAGACCACGCACATCGCTGCGGCGGATGCGATTGCTGCCCTGGTGCCGCGGTATGGCACGCTGCTATTCCGGGTGGCACATGCCGCATTGCGCAATCGCGCGGAAGCGGAAGACGTGGTGCAGGAAACCTTTGTGCGGGTGTTGCAGCATCATCACACGCTGCAGGAAGTACGCGACATGCGCGTGTGGCTGGTGCGCATTGCATGGAACCTGGCACTGGACCGCCGACGCCGCATTCGGCCATCGCAGATGGATGATGCTTTTGCCGAAGCGCTCGCATCCGCCACAGTGCCTGCGGATAAAGCGCTCGCACAGTCCATGCATCTGCGCGTTGTGCTGGATGAGATGGAACGATTGCCCAAGGCAGAGCGCCATGTACTGCTGCTCAACGCAATCGACGAGATGGGAACCGCGGAGATAGCGGATGTCTTGCAGAAATCGGAATCTGCAGTGCGGGCGCTGCTCTTTCGTGCACGCACACGCCTTCGTGCACGCGTGGAACACCGAGATCAGAAAAGGAGGAACGCATGA
- the creD gene encoding cell envelope integrity protein CreD translates to MASTSPVSPLSATAGRFFTSVSMGMKLFVLTLLTLILSLFAIWINGLVEERTDRKGDVVKEISSSVGGAQTLLGPTLLIPYSIPAEEKTPERHEVYFLSATDANATVKTQTQERRRSLFRVPVFQADAEMHATFDTSHVSSNLPQNARVAWQNAEIVVGMSDARGAQSDAVAEFDGAAHTLQPSRIWPRMALSSEQNAKSVALFGTSVSNAMERGAVTPVTVKMKLSGAQHIALLAYGRSTRVTQMGDWPSPGFDGAFAPISREVTPQGFRATWNIPFTARGVAAEGIAGNISGLDGTTMGVSLVEVADPYQSVTRALKYAPLFLGVIFLSYFVFEATTGRRVHVAQYVLVGVAQLIFYLLLLSFAEHIGFSGGFALGGGATVLLLATNAGLIFASRVQAIRALGVFGVLYSMIYLLLRLEDNALMVGAIGSFLTVAAAMYFTRSMDWFGKVKSPGETENPALRVGEL, encoded by the coding sequence ATGGCATCCACGTCCCCTGTATCACCTCTCAGTGCAACTGCTGGCCGTTTCTTCACCAGCGTATCGATGGGCATGAAACTTTTTGTCCTGACACTGCTCACACTTATCCTGAGCCTGTTCGCCATATGGATCAATGGTCTGGTGGAGGAACGAACGGATCGCAAAGGCGACGTTGTAAAGGAAATCAGCAGCAGTGTGGGTGGTGCACAAACACTGCTGGGGCCAACGCTGCTGATCCCGTATTCCATTCCCGCGGAAGAAAAGACGCCGGAGCGGCATGAGGTGTATTTCCTCTCCGCCACCGATGCCAATGCAACGGTGAAGACACAAACACAGGAACGGCGACGCTCGTTGTTTCGTGTGCCGGTATTCCAGGCAGACGCAGAGATGCACGCCACGTTTGATACGAGCCATGTAAGTTCGAATCTGCCGCAGAACGCACGCGTCGCATGGCAAAATGCAGAGATTGTCGTGGGCATGAGTGATGCGCGAGGCGCGCAGTCGGATGCCGTAGCGGAGTTTGATGGTGCGGCACACACGCTGCAGCCTTCGCGCATCTGGCCCCGCATGGCGCTTTCGTCAGAACAGAATGCGAAGTCCGTTGCACTGTTTGGCACGAGTGTCAGCAATGCGATGGAACGAGGTGCTGTCACGCCTGTAACGGTGAAGATGAAGTTGTCTGGCGCACAACACATCGCATTGCTTGCGTATGGACGATCAACACGCGTAACGCAAATGGGCGACTGGCCGAGCCCCGGATTTGATGGCGCGTTTGCGCCTATATCGCGCGAAGTAACACCACAGGGATTCCGCGCAACATGGAACATTCCCTTCACTGCGCGCGGAGTGGCTGCGGAAGGTATTGCGGGAAACATTAGCGGCCTGGACGGCACCACGATGGGGGTTTCGTTAGTGGAGGTGGCCGATCCCTATCAGTCCGTGACCCGCGCGCTGAAATATGCACCACTCTTTCTCGGCGTCATTTTTCTTTCCTACTTTGTGTTTGAAGCAACGACTGGGAGACGCGTACATGTGGCGCAGTATGTGCTGGTGGGCGTGGCACAGCTAATTTTCTATTTACTGTTGCTTTCATTCGCAGAACACATCGGTTTCAGCGGGGGCTTTGCACTAGGCGGTGGCGCTACCGTGTTGCTGCTGGCGACAAACGCGGGATTGATCTTCGCATCGCGAGTACAGGCGATACGTGCGCTAGGTGTATTTGGAGTGCTGTATTCCATGATCTATCTATTACTGCGGCTTGAAGACAATGCACTGATGGTGGGCGCGATTGGCAGCTTCCTGACCGTAGCCGCAGCGATGTACTTTACACGGAGCATGGATTGGTTTGGGAAGGTGAAGTCACCAGGAGAAACGGAAAATCCGGCACTGCGTGTGGGTGAATTGTGA
- a CDS encoding transcriptional regulator — protein sequence MPEQEGRFAYEGLDRLIHERARLSVLTSLLTHPKGLTFVALKAMCSLTDGNLSRHLSILEQDGMVVIEKGHEKNRPQTLCRITAHGKKRYLEYLETLEQVVRDAAKVAEGSKANTRGRMRPAQA from the coding sequence ATGCCTGAACAGGAAGGACGATTCGCATACGAAGGGCTGGACCGGCTGATTCATGAGCGCGCACGGTTGAGCGTGTTGACCTCGCTGCTGACGCATCCAAAAGGGCTGACCTTCGTGGCGCTGAAAGCGATGTGTTCTCTGACGGATGGCAATCTGAGCCGCCACCTGAGCATCCTGGAGCAGGATGGCATGGTGGTAATCGAAAAGGGACACGAGAAGAATCGCCCGCAAACACTGTGCCGTATTACCGCACATGGAAAGAAACGCTACCTGGAATATCTGGAGACCCTGGAGCAGGTGGTTCGTGATGCAGCAAAAGTAGCCGAGGGATCCAAAGCAAATACTCGCGGACGCATGCGTCCCGCCCAAGCTTAA
- a CDS encoding LVIVD repeat-containing protein → MNARITRWACAALAVAMLGLTPMHSFAQDAKSSDAKSTSKPQPKDELNEFAAQPAPPLPPGMTGSDVNDPRFKLKPGLYDAGEIAVGMKRLTSLKKPDAFQLGTRDPNAAKTTETLKQVIAGDPSKIPAPLKLVLADLGFANSDFAFQSKYLFQGNFYGVSIYDISNPAKTSLVTTMVCPGGQGDVSVYGHLMFMSVEMPNGRVDCGTQGFPLNPPLPEGTKPTRENSMPAASKDRFRGVRVFDLSDIKNPKQVAAVQTCRGSHTHTLLVDPNDKDNVYVYVSGTSFVRQGEELAGCSGGTPDKDENTALFRIDVIKVPVSHPQDAAIVSHPRVFMDARTGAFNGLNNGGSHEEKDPTKKADTNQCHDITVYPQMGLAAGACSGNGLLLDIKDPVNPKRVDAVNDPNYAYWHSASFSNDGTKVVFTDEWGGGLGARCRPNDPLKWGADAIFAIKDDKLSFENYYKLPAAQGDTENCVAHNGSLIPVPGRDIEVQAWYQGGLSIMDFTDPKKPFEIAYFDRGPIDPKMLVLGGYWSGYWFNGNIYGSEISRGLDVFELLPSKFLTQNEINAAKTVHVNELNVQDQQRIEWPAKLVVAKAYLDQLERSQALPSAKIASLRKAINSAEKSKLAAKDVAKLKTEAASITGGTGTDAKRIEALTAILNNPTV, encoded by the coding sequence ATGAACGCACGAATTACACGCTGGGCATGTGCGGCGCTTGCCGTTGCCATGCTCGGTCTTACCCCCATGCACTCGTTCGCGCAGGATGCAAAGTCTTCCGATGCGAAGTCCACTTCGAAGCCTCAGCCAAAGGATGAGCTGAACGAATTTGCAGCGCAGCCTGCGCCGCCGCTGCCTCCGGGCATGACCGGCTCAGACGTGAATGATCCGCGCTTCAAGCTGAAGCCAGGACTATACGATGCAGGCGAGATTGCCGTAGGCATGAAGCGCCTCACATCGCTGAAGAAGCCCGATGCATTCCAGCTTGGCACGCGTGATCCCAACGCAGCGAAGACTACGGAGACATTGAAGCAGGTCATCGCAGGTGATCCATCGAAGATTCCTGCGCCGCTGAAGCTTGTGCTCGCTGATCTTGGATTTGCCAACAGCGATTTCGCTTTTCAGAGCAAGTATCTGTTTCAGGGAAATTTCTATGGCGTAAGCATCTACGACATTAGCAATCCGGCAAAGACGTCGCTGGTAACGACAATGGTTTGCCCCGGTGGACAGGGCGACGTTTCTGTCTATGGCCACCTGATGTTCATGTCCGTCGAAATGCCAAATGGCCGCGTGGATTGCGGCACTCAGGGCTTTCCGCTGAACCCGCCGCTGCCGGAAGGCACCAAGCCAACGCGTGAGAACTCGATGCCTGCCGCATCGAAAGATCGCTTCCGTGGTGTGCGCGTGTTTGATCTCTCCGACATCAAAAATCCGAAGCAGGTAGCCGCAGTGCAGACCTGCCGCGGATCGCACACGCACACGCTGCTGGTCGATCCGAATGACAAGGACAACGTATATGTCTACGTCTCTGGAACATCGTTTGTGCGGCAAGGCGAAGAGCTTGCAGGCTGCAGCGGAGGAACGCCGGACAAGGACGAAAACACGGCACTATTCCGCATTGACGTGATCAAGGTGCCGGTTTCGCATCCACAGGATGCGGCGATTGTCAGTCATCCGCGCGTGTTTATGGATGCGCGCACAGGTGCGTTCAACGGCCTGAACAATGGTGGTAGCCACGAAGAGAAGGACCCCACGAAGAAGGCCGACACGAACCAGTGCCACGACATTACGGTGTATCCGCAGATGGGTCTGGCTGCCGGTGCATGTTCAGGCAACGGCTTGCTGCTGGACATCAAGGACCCCGTAAATCCGAAGCGTGTGGATGCCGTGAACGATCCCAACTATGCGTACTGGCACTCGGCTTCGTTCTCCAACGATGGAACGAAGGTGGTGTTCACCGACGAATGGGGCGGTGGTCTCGGTGCGCGTTGCCGTCCGAACGATCCACTGAAGTGGGGCGCAGACGCCATCTTTGCCATCAAGGATGACAAGCTTAGTTTTGAAAACTACTACAAGCTGCCTGCCGCCCAGGGCGATACGGAAAACTGCGTAGCGCATAATGGTTCACTCATCCCCGTGCCGGGCCGCGATATCGAAGTGCAGGCGTGGTATCAGGGCGGCCTGAGCATCATGGATTTCACTGATCCGAAGAAGCCGTTTGAGATTGCTTACTTCGATCGTGGTCCCATTGATCCGAAGATGCTGGTGCTGGGTGGTTACTGGTCCGGTTACTGGTTCAACGGCAACATCTACGGCAGCGAGATCTCGCGCGGCCTGGATGTGTTTGAGCTTCTGCCGTCGAAATTCCTGACGCAGAATGAAATCAACGCCGCAAAGACCGTGCATGTGAACGAACTGAACGTCCAGGATCAGCAGCGTATCGAGTGGCCGGCAAAGCTGGTTGTAGCGAAGGCCTATCTCGATCAATTGGAGCGCTCACAGGCACTTCCCTCAGCAAAAATTGCATCGCTGCGCAAAGCGATCAACTCCGCAGAAAAGTCAAAGCTGGCCGCAAAGGATGTGGCAAAACTGAAGACGGAAGCTGCCAGCATCACCGGTGGCACAGGCACAGATGCCAAGCGTATTGAAGCACTGACCGCAATCCTGAACAATCCCACGGTGTAA
- a CDS encoding DUF305 domain-containing protein, giving the protein MKNFPTFVLLLSTTLCAAQQRPSVVQPGAPGQPSKQLPADTHGTLPAPSKDDINFMQGMIMHHGQAVEMTEMIPSHTTDPQIRLLGAKIRSSQTDEMNFMKRWLIARGQPTSMAMPGMPEMDMSGQPMKPMPGMLTPQQMDALKQAHGAEFDHLFLTGMIQHHNGALMMVKDLFASPGAGQDADLFNFATDADNTQRAEIRIMQDMLKETR; this is encoded by the coding sequence GTGAAGAACTTCCCTACTTTCGTTTTGTTACTCAGCACAACGTTGTGCGCTGCACAGCAGAGGCCCAGTGTGGTGCAGCCGGGCGCTCCAGGGCAACCGTCGAAGCAGTTGCCCGCAGACACACATGGCACGCTGCCCGCACCATCGAAAGATGACATCAATTTCATGCAGGGCATGATCATGCATCACGGACAGGCGGTGGAGATGACGGAGATGATTCCGTCGCACACCACAGATCCGCAGATTCGACTGCTGGGCGCGAAGATTCGTTCCTCGCAAACAGATGAAATGAACTTCATGAAGCGCTGGCTCATTGCGCGTGGGCAGCCAACGAGCATGGCCATGCCGGGTATGCCGGAGATGGACATGAGCGGCCAGCCAATGAAGCCCATGCCCGGCATGCTGACACCGCAGCAGATGGATGCGCTGAAACAGGCGCACGGAGCTGAGTTTGACCACCTGTTCCTGACTGGAATGATTCAGCACCACAACGGTGCGCTGATGATGGTGAAGGACCTGTTTGCCTCTCCCGGAGCAGGACAGGACGCCGATCTATTCAATTTCGCCACGGATGCGGACAACACGCAGCGGGCGGAGATTCGCATAATGCAGGACATGTTGAAGGAGACCCGATGA
- a CDS encoding SDR family oxidoreductase encodes MRIFVTGATGFIGSALVPELIQAGHQVVGLTRSEAGAEALQAAGAQPLHGNIEDLDSLRKGAADSDGVIHLAFNHDFSRFQQNCEDDRKVIEAIGEVLAGSNRPFIVTSGTAIAANVDGKPSTEDGPLAPWNPRGASEAAVRVLTERGVNTSVVRLPQVHDTRRQGLVPYLLAIAREKGVSAYIGEGKNRWPAAHVTSVAELYRLAFEKAEPGAIYHAVDEEGVTMNEIAEAHARGLKIPAVSIPLEQAQEHFGWLAHFAPHDMPSSSALTQKKLNWKPSGPSLIADLDAMDYSQA; translated from the coding sequence ATGCGCATTTTTGTTACGGGAGCAACAGGGTTCATCGGTTCCGCGCTTGTGCCGGAGCTGATTCAGGCGGGGCACCAGGTGGTGGGACTGACACGTTCAGAGGCAGGTGCGGAGGCTCTGCAGGCTGCTGGCGCACAACCCCTTCATGGCAACATTGAAGACCTGGACAGCCTGCGCAAAGGAGCCGCTGATTCTGACGGCGTGATTCACCTGGCCTTTAACCATGACTTTTCGCGGTTTCAGCAGAACTGCGAAGATGACCGCAAGGTGATTGAAGCTATCGGCGAAGTGCTTGCAGGATCGAATCGCCCTTTTATCGTCACTTCCGGAACAGCCATTGCCGCGAATGTCGACGGCAAGCCCTCCACTGAAGATGGCCCGCTGGCTCCGTGGAATCCGCGTGGCGCTTCCGAAGCCGCAGTGAGAGTGCTGACGGAGCGCGGTGTGAATACGTCGGTAGTACGACTGCCGCAGGTGCATGACACGCGCAGGCAGGGGCTGGTGCCGTATCTTCTGGCCATTGCGCGGGAAAAGGGTGTGTCCGCATACATTGGCGAAGGGAAAAACCGCTGGCCCGCGGCGCATGTCACTTCGGTGGCGGAGCTCTATCGTCTGGCATTTGAGAAGGCAGAGCCGGGCGCGATCTATCACGCAGTAGACGAAGAAGGCGTGACGATGAACGAGATTGCAGAAGCACATGCCCGTGGGTTGAAGATTCCCGCGGTCAGCATCCCACTGGAGCAGGCGCAGGAACACTTCGGCTGGCTGGCCCACTTTGCGCCGCACGATATGCCTTCTTCCAGCGCGCTGACACAGAAGAAATTGAATTGGAAACCGAGTGGGCCAAGTCTGATTGCGGATCTGGACGCGATGGACTACTCGCAGGCTTAG